Proteins co-encoded in one Bremerella sp. TYQ1 genomic window:
- a CDS encoding mechanosensitive ion channel domain-containing protein, with the protein MWQYSRMSAILVAWAVMATSNSLLAQQPGFNSGPIPITVDGNEAPANPYRGPVPMQTGGPPQQYQSPQYQTAQQPSQYSQPQSQFTQAQPIPPAGQGQAPQQQQPMPPQDGSQFQPSFGPNSVPQGSSFAGPQQPAAQPNQAAAGAAPSGLALPEEDLTLEQIEALRKEAEQVADLSEDNKKRIAQLYATAAAKLKEAHESAAKAATYAQEAKPEVIQPRLNEIKKSLDDLQKMKPDTFAELPLPELEQRQAKQELDNTAIQKERFAAEGEPKRRVERRKQVREWMVDLPNQFGKLKQTAESISPDEHPLVAQAIKTETMAKRIALYRQYVAAEAEMAKFDAEEAVDLIRFERDLATQRLAFAEQTMKSIAEQIKKKRADAAQEAVRQARQQLIMVQPVLKSYAERNQQLAETSQAITKKLEDAEKDLKQADENLKDLQKDFRDTKEKVEKLGLTSSIGVLLRKERTALFEKSPWRSGVPDREELIGEAHFKYFEYDEERQELANPEVLVQQVLAEANEQDAEKREQLEATTRELFDRKRDFLDSLIKNNAKYLNTLIELKTKEQETVNEIAAYQTYIDKRVLWIRSGNILATELQVDESDRAFLLPANWIEVSRVVWSDVKRNLLIWVVVVSLFVSLVIKRGRLRNTLKELGETAQKAGFFGFWPTMHAILYSTLLAAVNPAFMAFVAWRLMSASTDQTFAIAVGNGLFWTAVLWFPLELLRNVCRGKGLGEAHFKWPESSLRLLGKSLTWLIPVLLPLSFITSTFYASDPTHGHDAIERACFIVQAFVLAAFLGRILHPTGVFQEYLAYNQGGWVDRLKYVWYWGAVSAPLILAGLAFWGYYYTAQVLSWRLFATLCCVMALMMLRATLMRWVMLARRRLSIAQARERAAAAAAQSGDSAAASLSNSILAEQAKEELSAHSAQTQRLLATGMFTISLVGLWLIWSTVLPALSMLDRFSYEIETTQEVAKSEMPSPTGMPTGAAAEGGEAEVNADSNEKVATRKITPLTIAFAGLILVLTLVFARDIPGLMEMTILQRLPLEPSIRYAITSLTSYAIVMGGIIWAFSSVGLQWSQIQWLATALTFGLAFGLQEMFANFVAGIIILFERPIRVGDIVTIHDVTGVVSKIRIRATSITNWDRKEYVVPNKEFITGRLLNWTLSDTVNRVVINVGVAYGTDTEAARKILLEIAEKNQYLLKDPGPSATFEGFGDSTLNLVLRGFLPNLENRLAVITDLHTQIDKAFRDAKIEIAFPQRDLHIRTAPGVAAALGVPEAKENAPAAPAAEAKRDAA; encoded by the coding sequence ATGTGGCAATACTCACGGATGAGTGCCATCCTGGTCGCTTGGGCCGTAATGGCGACCTCGAACTCTCTTCTTGCGCAGCAGCCAGGCTTTAACTCGGGGCCCATTCCGATCACCGTCGATGGCAACGAAGCGCCTGCCAATCCGTATCGTGGGCCGGTTCCGATGCAAACTGGCGGACCGCCGCAGCAGTATCAGTCGCCGCAATATCAAACCGCCCAGCAGCCGTCGCAATATTCGCAGCCACAATCGCAGTTCACACAAGCCCAGCCGATTCCTCCGGCCGGCCAAGGACAAGCACCGCAGCAGCAGCAACCGATGCCGCCGCAGGACGGCTCGCAGTTTCAGCCAAGCTTCGGTCCCAATTCGGTGCCGCAAGGAAGCTCTTTCGCAGGTCCGCAGCAACCAGCTGCTCAGCCAAACCAAGCCGCCGCTGGGGCAGCTCCGAGTGGGCTGGCGTTGCCGGAAGAAGATTTGACGCTGGAGCAAATCGAGGCACTGCGCAAGGAAGCAGAGCAAGTCGCCGATCTGAGCGAAGACAACAAAAAGCGGATTGCCCAGCTGTATGCCACGGCGGCAGCCAAGTTGAAGGAAGCCCACGAATCGGCTGCCAAAGCAGCTACGTACGCCCAGGAAGCGAAGCCGGAAGTCATTCAGCCTCGCTTGAATGAAATCAAGAAGAGCCTGGACGACCTCCAAAAGATGAAGCCTGATACGTTCGCCGAACTTCCCTTGCCGGAACTCGAGCAGCGCCAGGCCAAGCAGGAGCTCGACAACACGGCGATCCAAAAAGAACGCTTTGCCGCCGAAGGGGAACCGAAACGCCGCGTCGAACGCCGCAAACAAGTTCGCGAATGGATGGTCGATCTGCCGAATCAGTTCGGCAAACTGAAGCAAACGGCCGAATCGATTTCGCCTGACGAGCACCCCTTGGTTGCCCAAGCCATCAAGACCGAAACGATGGCTAAGCGGATTGCCCTTTATCGTCAGTACGTTGCCGCCGAAGCGGAAATGGCGAAGTTCGATGCGGAAGAAGCGGTCGACTTGATCCGCTTTGAACGCGACCTGGCCACGCAGCGGCTTGCGTTCGCCGAACAAACGATGAAGTCGATCGCCGAGCAAATCAAAAAGAAGCGTGCCGATGCCGCTCAGGAAGCTGTTCGCCAGGCGCGGCAGCAGCTGATTATGGTGCAGCCGGTTTTGAAGTCGTACGCCGAACGAAACCAGCAACTCGCCGAAACATCTCAGGCCATCACCAAGAAGCTGGAAGATGCTGAAAAGGATCTGAAGCAAGCGGACGAGAACCTCAAGGATCTGCAAAAAGATTTCCGCGATACCAAAGAGAAAGTCGAGAAGCTCGGCCTGACTAGTTCGATTGGTGTGCTGCTTCGTAAAGAACGAACGGCCCTGTTCGAGAAATCTCCTTGGCGAAGCGGTGTGCCCGATCGGGAAGAGCTGATCGGCGAAGCCCACTTCAAGTACTTCGAGTATGACGAAGAACGCCAGGAACTAGCCAACCCCGAAGTGCTCGTTCAGCAAGTTCTCGCCGAAGCGAACGAACAGGACGCAGAAAAGAGAGAACAGCTGGAAGCGACCACGCGCGAACTGTTTGATCGCAAGCGAGACTTCCTCGATTCGTTGATCAAGAACAACGCGAAGTACCTCAACACGTTGATCGAATTGAAGACGAAGGAACAGGAAACGGTCAACGAGATCGCGGCCTATCAAACTTACATCGACAAGCGTGTGCTGTGGATTCGCAGCGGTAACATCCTGGCCACCGAACTTCAAGTCGATGAATCAGATCGAGCATTCCTGCTGCCGGCCAACTGGATTGAAGTCTCCCGCGTCGTTTGGTCGGACGTGAAGCGAAACTTGTTGATCTGGGTGGTTGTCGTGTCGTTGTTCGTCTCGCTGGTCATCAAGCGAGGCCGTCTGCGCAATACACTGAAAGAGCTGGGCGAAACGGCTCAGAAAGCAGGCTTCTTTGGCTTCTGGCCAACGATGCATGCCATTTTGTATTCAACCCTTTTGGCTGCCGTGAATCCGGCGTTCATGGCTTTCGTGGCGTGGCGACTGATGTCTGCTTCGACCGATCAAACGTTTGCCATCGCGGTGGGTAACGGTTTGTTCTGGACCGCCGTGCTGTGGTTCCCACTGGAACTGCTACGAAACGTTTGTCGCGGCAAAGGGCTCGGCGAAGCCCATTTCAAGTGGCCGGAGTCGTCGCTGCGATTGCTCGGGAAGAGCTTGACCTGGTTGATTCCGGTTTTGCTACCACTCAGCTTTATCACGTCGACGTTCTATGCGAGCGATCCGACGCACGGACACGACGCCATTGAGCGTGCTTGTTTCATTGTGCAAGCCTTCGTGCTGGCCGCCTTCCTGGGACGTATCTTGCATCCGACAGGCGTGTTTCAGGAATACCTGGCTTACAACCAAGGGGGCTGGGTCGATCGCTTGAAGTACGTCTGGTACTGGGGAGCTGTCTCGGCACCGCTGATCTTGGCCGGCCTCGCGTTCTGGGGTTACTACTACACCGCGCAAGTGTTGTCGTGGCGATTGTTCGCGACGCTTTGTTGTGTGATGGCATTGATGATGTTGCGAGCCACGTTGATGCGATGGGTGATGCTCGCGCGGCGTCGCTTGAGTATCGCTCAGGCCCGCGAACGTGCCGCTGCGGCGGCTGCCCAGTCAGGAGATTCGGCCGCCGCTTCGTTGTCGAACTCGATCCTGGCCGAACAAGCCAAAGAAGAACTGTCGGCTCATAGTGCTCAAACGCAGCGCTTGCTCGCGACAGGGATGTTCACCATTTCGTTGGTCGGCCTATGGTTGATCTGGAGCACCGTGCTGCCTGCTTTGAGCATGTTGGATCGCTTCAGCTACGAAATTGAAACGACTCAGGAAGTCGCCAAGTCGGAAATGCCTTCGCCAACCGGAATGCCTACTGGCGCCGCGGCGGAAGGTGGCGAAGCAGAAGTGAATGCCGACTCGAACGAGAAAGTCGCCACGCGAAAGATCACTCCACTGACGATTGCGTTTGCGGGCTTGATCTTGGTTCTGACGTTGGTCTTCGCTCGCGACATTCCTGGTTTGATGGAAATGACGATCTTACAGCGTTTGCCGCTGGAACCGTCGATTCGCTACGCAATTACATCGCTGACGAGTTACGCGATCGTGATGGGCGGGATCATCTGGGCGTTCTCCAGTGTCGGCTTGCAGTGGTCGCAGATTCAATGGCTTGCCACGGCGTTGACGTTCGGTTTGGCATTCGGCCTTCAGGAAATGTTCGCCAACTTTGTGGCGGGGATCATTATCTTGTTCGAGCGTCCGATCCGCGTTGGCGACATCGTGACGATTCACGACGTGACTGGGGTGGTGTCGAAGATTCGTATTCGTGCGACGTCGATTACCAACTGGGATCGCAAAGAGTATGTCGTGCCGAATAAAGAATTCATCACGGGACGCCTGCTCAACTGGACATTGTCCGACACGGTGAACCGCGTGGTGATCAACGTCGGCGTCGCCTACGGTACCGATACCGAAGCGGCCCGGAAGATCTTGCTCGAGATCGCCGAGAAGAATCAGTACTTGCTGAAAGATCCTGGTCCGAGCGCGACGTTCGAGGGCTTTGGCGACAGCACGCTGAATTTGGTTCTGCGTGGTTTCCTGCCGAACCTGGAAAACCGGTTGGCTGTGATTACCGATCTGCACACCCAGATCGACAAAGCCTTCCGCGACGCGAAGATCGAGATTGCCTTCCCACAGCGAGATCTGCATATTCGTACCGCACCAGGGGTTGCCGCGGCATTGGGTGTTCCGGAAGCCAAAGAGAATGCTCCCGCTGCCCCTGCTGCCGAAGCCAAACGCGACGCCGCTTAG
- the cutA gene encoding divalent-cation tolerance protein CutA has translation MTQAIVVQTTTSSSADAKKLAQIIVDQAQGACVQITGPITSVYKWQDAVQMEEEYLVSIKTTSQAFPTLAELIRTNHAYDVPEIIALPIVDGSREYLTWVTNQVHDHS, from the coding sequence ATGACGCAGGCGATCGTAGTGCAAACAACGACTAGCAGTTCTGCCGACGCCAAAAAACTTGCTCAGATCATCGTCGATCAGGCCCAAGGTGCGTGTGTGCAGATCACCGGGCCCATCACGTCGGTCTACAAGTGGCAAGATGCCGTCCAGATGGAAGAAGAGTATCTGGTCTCGATCAAAACAACGAGCCAGGCATTTCCCACACTCGCTGAACTGATTCGTACCAACCATGCGTACGACGTTCCAGAGATCATCGCTTTACCTATCGTCGATGGGTCTCGCGAGTATCTCACGTGGGTTACGAATCAGGTACATGATCATTCATAA
- a CDS encoding FliM/FliN family flagellar motor C-terminal domain-containing protein, giving the protein MPAFNSEVLNDVKAACEATAVEAADAFSRAFDQKILLSLGDGSSFEADADLADWQSAGLAIVLNVESEAALVLISEESGLLPDWYTEPDPTGESKLATLGQELGMTLLPEEFMAMEFQVQAVESLANACRNGAPGDAPAKLRLQLEVGGKSREALMVWPLTSPGDVFAADAAEPEPSAAEPAAPASSTPQATSSAGTSPTSSRINNFNELPSFSRSLLHIEVPIRVILAAKKMKVNDIVNMGVGTIIQFDKSCEDTLDVEIGRQKIAEGEAVKIGDKFGVRVTSMTMPEERYIALKARKRVR; this is encoded by the coding sequence ATGCCAGCATTCAACAGCGAAGTCCTGAACGACGTCAAAGCGGCCTGTGAAGCCACGGCCGTGGAAGCTGCCGACGCGTTTTCGCGTGCCTTCGACCAGAAAATCTTACTTTCCCTCGGCGACGGCAGTTCCTTTGAAGCAGACGCCGATCTCGCTGATTGGCAGTCAGCTGGTCTCGCGATTGTGCTCAATGTCGAATCCGAAGCCGCGTTGGTGCTTATCTCGGAAGAGAGCGGACTACTCCCCGATTGGTACACCGAACCCGATCCGACCGGCGAAAGCAAGCTGGCTACGCTCGGCCAGGAACTCGGCATGACCCTTCTGCCGGAAGAGTTCATGGCGATGGAGTTCCAAGTGCAAGCGGTCGAAAGTCTCGCCAACGCTTGCCGCAACGGTGCTCCCGGCGATGCCCCTGCCAAGCTCCGGCTTCAACTGGAAGTCGGCGGCAAATCGCGTGAGGCATTGATGGTTTGGCCGCTGACATCGCCTGGCGATGTGTTTGCCGCCGATGCCGCGGAACCAGAGCCGTCCGCTGCCGAACCTGCCGCTCCGGCATCTTCCACGCCGCAAGCGACTTCATCGGCCGGCACTTCGCCAACATCTTCGCGCATTAACAACTTCAACGAGCTTCCCAGCTTCAGCCGCAGTCTTCTGCATATTGAAGTTCCGATTCGCGTGATCCTGGCCGCGAAGAAGATGAAAGTCAACGACATCGTCAACATGGGTGTCGGAACGATCATTCAGTTCGACAAATCATGCGAAGACACGCTCGACGTGGAAATCGGTCGCCAGAAGATCGCCGAAGGGGAAGCGGTCAAGATTGGTGACAAGTTCGGTGTCCGCGTTACCAGCATGACAATGCCGGAAGAACGGTACATTGCACTCAAAGCTCGCAAGCGTGTTCGCTAG
- a CDS encoding helix-turn-helix transcriptional regulator produces the protein MNRSQVKLVTKTPQQYEARAKVAKAMAHPSRLFMLDLLGQRDMCVQELTQNVGCDQSTVSKHLAVLKDAGLIEARREGTSNFYTLTCGCLDGFFQCLETVVQLDVEKRTSACDGTCSV, from the coding sequence ATGAATCGATCTCAAGTCAAACTCGTTACCAAAACCCCTCAGCAGTATGAGGCTCGTGCCAAGGTAGCCAAAGCAATGGCTCACCCTAGCCGGCTGTTCATGTTGGATCTGCTAGGGCAGCGCGATATGTGCGTCCAGGAGCTAACCCAGAACGTGGGTTGCGACCAGTCGACGGTCTCGAAGCACTTGGCGGTGCTGAAGGATGCCGGGCTGATCGAAGCTCGCCGAGAAGGAACTTCCAACTTCTACACCCTGACGTGTGGCTGCTTGGATGGTTTTTTCCAGTGCCTGGAAACGGTCGTGCAATTGGACGTCGAGAAGCGAACTTCCGCATGCGACGGAACGTGCTCCGTTTAG
- a CDS encoding arsenate reductase ArsC, whose protein sequence is MKRVLILCTGNSCRSQMAEGLWNELGKGEWDAYSAGSRPSGYVHPLAIRAMKEIGLDIAGYESKQAADFQHQPFDLVITVCDNAKEDCPIYPEAKETLHWPFEDPADATGSDDEKMVTFRRIRDEIKDRIAEHLGVSNAIGS, encoded by the coding sequence ATGAAACGAGTACTGATCCTTTGCACCGGCAACTCGTGCCGCTCGCAAATGGCCGAAGGCCTTTGGAACGAATTGGGCAAAGGAGAGTGGGATGCCTACTCGGCAGGTTCACGCCCCTCAGGCTATGTTCATCCCTTGGCAATCCGAGCGATGAAAGAAATCGGTTTGGATATCGCAGGGTACGAAAGCAAGCAGGCCGCTGACTTTCAGCACCAGCCATTCGACTTGGTGATCACAGTGTGCGATAACGCCAAGGAAGATTGCCCCATTTATCCGGAAGCCAAAGAAACACTGCACTGGCCGTTTGAAGACCCGGCCGATGCGACTGGTTCGGACGACGAGAAGATGGTGACGTTCCGCCGAATCCGTGACGAAATCAAGGATCGAATCGCAGAACATTTAGGAGTAAGCAATGCAATCGGCAGCTGA
- a CDS encoding ArsI/CadI family heavy metal resistance metalloenzyme, translating into MQSAAEFPGNFRLHVALNVTDLEASQAFYEMLLGTKPSKTRPRYAKFEPVDPSVNLSLNQIDEEFQVEQGSAHFGIQVKSVAEVHAAADRFKAAGAKVMHEEATTCCYAVQDKVWVADPDGHKWEIFVVLDADAKDELYQQSGCCSPSLTQLEM; encoded by the coding sequence ATGCAATCGGCAGCTGAATTTCCCGGTAACTTTCGCCTTCATGTCGCATTGAACGTGACCGACTTGGAAGCCTCGCAGGCGTTTTACGAAATGCTGCTGGGGACCAAGCCAAGCAAGACACGTCCACGCTACGCGAAGTTCGAACCCGTCGATCCATCGGTTAATCTTTCGTTGAATCAGATCGACGAAGAGTTCCAAGTCGAACAAGGCTCGGCCCACTTCGGTATTCAAGTCAAGTCGGTTGCTGAAGTGCATGCCGCTGCCGATCGCTTCAAAGCGGCGGGGGCCAAAGTCATGCATGAAGAAGCAACGACGTGCTGCTACGCCGTGCAAGATAAAGTCTGGGTCGCCGACCCAGATGGGCACAAGTGGGAGATCTTCGTCGTGTTGGATGCCGATGCCAAAGACGAACTATATCAACAGTCGGGCTGCTGCAGCCCAAGTTTGACGCAGCTGGAAATGTAG
- a CDS encoding GlsB/YeaQ/YmgE family stress response membrane protein has product MGILAWIIFGLIAGALAKLLFPGDDPGGCIVTIIIGIVGAMLGGFIATGMGYGTVTGFNLYSFMVAILGSMLVLAIYRFLVKGKAE; this is encoded by the coding sequence ATGGGTATTCTCGCATGGATCATTTTCGGCCTGATTGCTGGGGCACTCGCTAAACTTCTGTTCCCCGGAGACGACCCAGGTGGCTGCATCGTGACCATTATCATTGGTATCGTCGGTGCCATGCTGGGTGGTTTTATTGCGACCGGAATGGGATACGGTACGGTCACCGGATTTAACTTGTACAGCTTTATGGTTGCCATCCTTGGTTCGATGCTCGTCCTGGCGATCTACCGTTTCCTGGTCAAAGGGAAAGCGGAATAG
- a CDS encoding glycosyltransferase family 2 protein — MLQIYIPFYRDREKLERAIESVQRQTSSDVQLTVLDDASETFAGGANDFCEQYPDVRYSRNPQNLGMVGNWNRSFEDDSPMLSILHADDELLPDYAEAMQDAAAKYPEASLLFCRAKIIDDKGRELFSFPDYVKRFLYSQKGDVTLAGEEAVASLLRGNYIFCPTVAFQVENLNGIRFDPRWRFVQDLDFVLRVLEAGQKVVGLEKTCYAYRRHANNATAEYTVSNLRFREETQLYDELAKRYEERGWHRAARLARRRTILKLNLTYCTLLDILRFRFSDAWQKVRLFGELFLGLGRRSKSPVEA; from the coding sequence GTGCTGCAAATTTATATCCCTTTCTATCGGGATCGAGAGAAACTGGAACGTGCCATTGAAAGCGTTCAGCGGCAAACTTCGTCCGACGTACAGCTGACGGTGCTGGACGATGCCAGCGAGACGTTTGCGGGTGGGGCAAACGATTTCTGTGAGCAGTACCCCGACGTTCGCTATTCCCGAAATCCTCAGAACCTGGGAATGGTCGGCAATTGGAATCGTTCGTTTGAAGATGACAGCCCAATGCTTTCGATCTTGCATGCCGACGACGAACTGTTGCCTGACTACGCCGAAGCGATGCAAGACGCTGCGGCCAAGTACCCCGAAGCGTCGCTCCTTTTCTGTCGGGCGAAGATCATCGACGACAAGGGGCGGGAGCTATTCTCCTTTCCAGACTACGTCAAGCGATTCCTTTACTCGCAAAAGGGAGACGTGACGCTGGCAGGGGAAGAAGCGGTTGCCAGCTTGCTGCGTGGTAACTACATCTTTTGCCCAACGGTGGCATTTCAAGTTGAAAACCTCAACGGGATACGCTTCGATCCACGCTGGCGATTCGTGCAAGACTTGGACTTCGTGTTGCGCGTTCTCGAAGCAGGACAGAAAGTCGTTGGGCTAGAAAAAACGTGTTACGCCTATCGGCGACATGCTAACAACGCGACTGCCGAGTATACGGTAAGCAATCTTCGATTCCGTGAAGAGACGCAGCTCTACGACGAGCTTGCCAAGCGATACGAGGAGCGCGGCTGGCATCGTGCGGCTCGATTGGCAAGACGACGCACGATCTTAAAGTTGAATCTGACCTACTGCACGCTCCTAGACATACTTCGCTTTCGCTTCTCCGATGCCTGGCAGAAAGTGCGTCTATTTGGCGAATTGTTTCTCGGTTTAGGGCGTCGATCGAAATCGCCGGTGGAAGCGTGA
- a CDS encoding FAD-dependent oxidoreductase has protein sequence MATSLQAAPQQYDVVIYGGTSAAISAAVQAKKMGKSVVVVSPDKHLGGLSSGGLGWTDSGNKGAIGGISLEFYERIKDHYDQDSAWRQQKPSQYSRYRPNDNAMWVFEPHVAEQVFEDLVEEYKIPVVRDQWLDRENGVKKVDGKIVSITTLDGNTYAGKIFMDTTYEGDLMAAAGISYHVGRESNDVYGETINGVQTARARSHQFEYPTDPYVVEGDPSSGLLPRISAEKPGPDGSGDDKIQAYCFRMCLTTAKDNQVKFPKPEGYDPKQYALLARYLKGGWKGVFNKFDPAPNFKTDTNNHGAFSTDNIGMNYDYPEASYERRKEIIKEHEVYQKGWLYFIANDPSIPKDIQERMNRWGLAKDEFVDNGNWPHQIYVREARRMVGPVVMCEPMLRALKPTPKSIGLGSYNMDSHNVQRYVTADGHVRNEGDIQISPGGAYPISYDSVTPKKDECTNLLVPVCVSSSHIAYGSIRMEPVFMILGQSAATAAAMAIDQDIAVQDVQYEELKERLLKDGQVLEMARKPSQPRQVIDPKKLDGVVIDDTQAEKQGAWPESSSIAGYVGTGYVHDENKGQGAKSIAFKASKLKAGKYDVRVAYSDNPNRATNVPVKITSQGKEVFSGTINQKKAPSIDKVFVSVGKFDLSGDAVVTLSNEGVDGYVVADAVVLVPVK, from the coding sequence ATGGCAACCTCCCTGCAAGCCGCCCCGCAGCAATACGATGTCGTCATTTATGGCGGTACATCCGCGGCGATTTCCGCAGCTGTTCAAGCCAAGAAGATGGGCAAGTCGGTGGTGGTGGTTTCGCCTGATAAGCATCTCGGTGGTCTTTCCAGCGGCGGTCTTGGTTGGACCGACAGTGGAAACAAAGGAGCCATCGGCGGAATTTCGCTTGAGTTCTATGAACGCATCAAGGATCACTACGACCAAGACTCGGCTTGGCGACAACAGAAGCCTTCGCAGTACAGCCGCTATCGTCCCAACGACAACGCGATGTGGGTCTTCGAGCCGCACGTTGCCGAACAGGTATTTGAAGACCTGGTCGAAGAATACAAGATTCCTGTCGTTCGCGATCAATGGCTCGATCGTGAAAACGGCGTCAAGAAAGTGGACGGTAAGATCGTCAGCATCACCACGCTTGATGGCAACACGTACGCCGGCAAGATCTTTATGGACACTACCTACGAAGGCGACTTGATGGCCGCCGCTGGTATTTCCTATCACGTCGGTCGTGAGTCGAACGATGTCTATGGCGAAACGATCAATGGCGTGCAAACTGCCCGGGCTCGCAGCCATCAGTTCGAGTACCCAACCGATCCGTACGTTGTGGAAGGAGATCCAAGCAGCGGTCTTTTGCCACGTATCTCGGCTGAAAAACCTGGCCCAGATGGAAGCGGCGACGACAAAATTCAGGCCTACTGCTTCCGTATGTGTTTGACCACGGCGAAAGACAATCAAGTCAAATTCCCTAAGCCGGAAGGTTACGATCCCAAGCAGTACGCGCTGCTTGCACGTTACCTGAAAGGTGGTTGGAAAGGGGTTTTTAACAAATTCGATCCGGCCCCGAACTTCAAGACCGATACGAACAACCACGGTGCGTTCTCGACCGACAACATCGGAATGAATTACGACTACCCGGAAGCATCGTACGAGCGCCGAAAAGAAATCATCAAAGAGCACGAAGTCTATCAAAAGGGCTGGCTCTACTTCATCGCGAACGATCCATCGATCCCGAAGGACATTCAGGAACGAATGAACCGCTGGGGTTTGGCGAAGGACGAGTTCGTCGACAACGGCAACTGGCCACATCAGATCTACGTACGTGAAGCTCGCCGAATGGTCGGACCTGTGGTGATGTGCGAACCGATGCTGCGAGCCCTGAAGCCAACACCGAAGAGCATTGGTTTGGGTTCGTACAACATGGACTCGCACAACGTGCAGCGTTACGTTACCGCGGATGGGCACGTTCGTAACGAAGGGGACATTCAGATCAGCCCCGGCGGTGCTTACCCGATCAGCTACGACAGCGTGACGCCCAAGAAAGATGAATGCACTAACTTGCTTGTGCCGGTTTGCGTTTCGTCTTCGCACATTGCTTATGGCTCGATTCGTATGGAGCCTGTGTTCATGATCCTGGGCCAATCGGCCGCAACGGCTGCCGCTATGGCGATCGATCAGGACATCGCCGTGCAAGACGTTCAGTACGAAGAATTGAAAGAGCGTTTGCTGAAAGATGGTCAGGTTCTGGAAATGGCACGTAAGCCTTCCCAGCCTCGCCAGGTGATCGACCCGAAGAAGCTGGACGGCGTTGTTATCGATGATACCCAAGCCGAAAAGCAAGGTGCCTGGCCGGAAAGCAGCTCGATCGCTGGCTACGTCGGCACCGGCTACGTGCACGACGAAAACAAGGGCCAAGGTGCCAAGTCGATCGCGTTTAAAGCATCGAAGCTGAAAGCGGGTAAGTACGACGTCCGAGTTGCTTACTCCGACAATCCCAACCGAGCCACGAACGTTCCAGTGAAGATCACTTCGCAAGGGAAGGAAGTCTTTTCCGGAACGATCAATCAGAAGAAGGCCCCAAGCATCGACAAGGTGTTCGTTTCCGTGGGTAAATTCGACTTGAGTGGCGACGCCGTCGTGACGCTTTCCAACGAAGGCGTCGACGGATACGTAGTTGCGGATGCTGTCGTTTTGGTTCCTGTCAAATAG
- a CDS encoding endonuclease/exonuclease/phosphatase family protein, with amino-acid sequence MLKSTLTCLLLSLFGVAAAEAHEPIEIRVVSYNIHHGEGLDDKLDLPRIAQILEQANPDIIALQEVDQNTERTEKVDQTAVLAKLLKMKCVFGDNIDYQGGRYGNALLTKYDSISVTNHKLPALTPGEQRGLMEADIAVPGLNQPLKFLATHFDYRRDNKERVASCEMIKKLTQDWGDRPALMAGDLNALPDSETLRLLQEHWTRANKEVEPTFPSDKPVRQIDYILLRPASGWKVVEFRVLDEAVASDHRPILAVLQWHPAGE; translated from the coding sequence ATGTTGAAGTCGACTCTGACTTGTTTGCTGCTGTCACTTTTTGGGGTGGCAGCGGCTGAGGCCCATGAACCGATCGAGATTCGCGTGGTGAGCTATAACATTCACCACGGCGAAGGTCTCGACGACAAGCTCGATCTGCCACGGATTGCTCAAATACTGGAGCAGGCCAACCCCGACATCATCGCGCTGCAGGAAGTCGATCAAAATACTGAGCGAACGGAAAAAGTCGATCAGACGGCCGTCTTGGCGAAACTGCTGAAGATGAAATGTGTCTTCGGTGATAACATCGACTACCAAGGTGGTCGGTACGGCAATGCGTTGCTGACCAAGTACGATTCGATTTCGGTAACCAACCATAAGCTGCCGGCGCTGACGCCTGGCGAACAGCGGGGCCTGATGGAAGCCGACATTGCCGTGCCTGGGCTCAACCAGCCGCTGAAGTTTCTCGCGACCCACTTTGATTACCGACGCGACAACAAAGAACGCGTTGCCTCGTGCGAGATGATCAAAAAACTGACGCAAGATTGGGGAGACCGCCCTGCCCTGATGGCGGGCGATTTGAATGCTCTGCCAGATAGCGAAACGCTGCGACTTCTGCAGGAACATTGGACACGTGCGAACAAGGAGGTCGAACCGACGTTCCCCAGCGACAAGCCGGTACGCCAGATCGACTATATCCTGCTTCGCCCGGCTAGTGGTTGGAAGGTAGTCGAGTTCCGAGTTCTCGACGAAGCGGTCGCATCCGACCACCGTCCCATTCTGGCCGTCCTGCAGTGGCACCCGGCCGGCGAGTAA